A genome region from Littorina saxatilis isolate snail1 linkage group LG16, US_GU_Lsax_2.0, whole genome shotgun sequence includes the following:
- the LOC138949689 gene encoding zinc finger protein 567-like isoform X2, which yields MNTHSGTGSVHNAVNSGEPSRPSLVTRQVHAEASHCSMEEGDTAILSDIKIEIDVAEETPQYWHMTEPEPYVPNREVKTATMTAVQSLGGKAAVNTATMPTVQSLGRTAAVNTSTMSTVQSLDGKAAVNTATMPTVQSLDGKAAVNTSTMPTVQSLGRTAAVNTSTMPTVQSLDGKAAVNTATMPKAAVNGHSDAWLKPEIQTPEIQTAVDNCSHTWLKQEIQTPETGTAVNSHSDIWLKQEIQTPKTQTVVNSHSDTWLKQEIQTPETRTAVDTHSDTWLKQEIQTPEIQTAVDTHSDTWLKQEIQTPKTQTVVNTHSGTWLKQEIQTPETQTAVNTHGDPWLKQEIQTPETQTAVDTHCDTWLKRERWITETQSMGRLELNERREPDPVPMSDTTFPCSGRKNQQVVITTHTRQKRHACNECGARFLRSGDLKQHILTHTGEKKHACNECGARFLRSGSLKQHMLTHTGEKKYECTECDASFKLSSYLKRHMLTHTGEKNHACNDCGAKFLRPGQVKRHMSRHTGEKKYDTREKKYECTECDASFKLSSYLKKHMLTHTGEKNHACNECGAMFVRPGDLKQHIVTHTREKKHACNECGARFLWSDSLKQHMLTHTGEKKYECTECDASFKLSSYLKRHMLTHTGEKKHACNECSAMFLRSGDLKQHMVTHTREKKHACNECGAMFLRSGQLKQHMLTHTGEKKHACNECSAMFLRSGDLKQHMVTHTGEKKHACNECGARFLRSGNLKRHMLTHTGEKKHFGTECNARF from the exons atgaacacacactcaggcactgGGTCTGTTCA TAACGCCGTGAACAGTGGGGAACCATCAAGGCCTTCACTAGTGACCAGACAGGTACATGCAGAAGCTTCTCACTGCAGCATGGAGGAAGGAGACACAGCAATTCTGTCTGACATCAAGATAGAGATTGATGTCGCAGAAGAGACACCGCAGTACTGGCACATGACGGAACCAGAGCCATACG TGCCGAACAGGGAGGTCAAAACAGCTACCATGACTGCAGTGCAGTCATTGGGCGGAAAAGCTGCAGTCAACACAGCTACCATGCCTACAGTGCAGTCATTGGGCAGAACAGCTGCAGTCAACACATCTACCATGTCTACAGTGCAGTCATTGGACGGAAAAGCTGCAGTCAACACAGCTACCATGCCTACAGTGCAGTCATTGGACGGAAAAGCTGCAGTCAACACATCTACCATGCCTACAGTGCAATCATTGGGCAGAACAGCTGCAGTCAACACATCTACCATGCCTACAGTGCAGTCATTGGACGGAAAAGCTGCAGTCAACACAGCTACCATGCCAAAAGCTGCAGTTAATGGGCACAGCGATGCCTGGCTCAAACCAGAGATTCAGACACCAGAAATACAGACTGCAGTTGACAATTGCAGTCATacttggctgaaacaagagatacagacaccagaaacaggGACTGCAGTCAACTCTCACAGTGAtatttggctgaaacaagagatacagacaccaaaGACACAGACTGTAGTCAActctcacagtgatacctggctgaaacaagagatacagacaccagaaacacggACTGCAGTCGACACTCATAgcgatacctggctgaaacaagagatacagacaccagaaataCAGACTGCAGTCGACACTCATAgcgatacctggctgaaacaagagatacagacaccaaaAACACAGACTGTAGTCAACACTCATAGCggtacctggctgaaacaagagatacagacaccagaaacacagactgcagtgaaCACTCATGGTGAcccctggctgaaacaagagatacagacaccagaaacacagactgcagtcgacACTCattgtgatacctggctgaaacgaGAGAGATGGATAACAGAAACTCAAAGCATGGGTAGATTAGAACTAAATGAGAGACGTGAACCAGATCCAGTTCCAATGTCTGACACCACATTCCCGTGTTCAGGTCGCAAGAATCAGCAGGTTGTGATTACAACACATACAAGGCAGAAAAggcatgcatgcaatgagtgtggtgccaggtttttacggtctggtgatttgaagcaacacatattaacacatacaggggagaaaaagcatgcatgcaatgagtgtggtgccaggtttttacggtctggttctttgaagcaacacatgttaacacatacaggggagaaaaagtatgagtgtactgagtgtgatgctagtttcaaactgtcttcttatttgaagcgacacatgttaacacatacaggggagaaaaaccATGCATGCAATGACTGTGGTGCCAAGTTTTTACGGCCTGGTCAGGTGAAGCGACACATGTCAAGACATACGGGAGAGAAAAAGTATGAtacgagagagaaaaagtatgagtgtactgagtgtgatgctagtttcaaactgtcttcttatttgaagaaacacatgttaacacatacaggagagaaaaaccatgcatgcaatgagtgtggtgccaTGTTTGTACGGCCTGgtgatttgaagcaacacatagTAACACATACAagggagaaaaagcatgcatgcaatgagtgtggtgccaGGTTTTTATGGTCTGAttctttgaagcaacacatgttaacacatacaggggagaaaaagtatgagtgtactgagtgtgatgctagtttcaaactgtcttcttatttgaagcgacacatgttaacacatacaggggagaaaaagcatgcatgcaatgagtgtagTGCCATGTTTTTACGGTCAGgtgatttgaagcaacacatggtAACACATACAagggagaaaaagcatgcatgcaatgagtgtggtgccaTGTTTTTACGGTCTGGTCagttgaagcaacacatgttaacacatacaggggagaaaaagcatgcatgcaatgagtgtagTGCCATGTTTTTACGGTCTGgtgatttgaagcaacacatggtaacacatacaggggagaaaaagcatgcatgcaatgagtgtggtgcTAGGTTTTTACGGTCTGGTAATTTGAAGCGacatatgttaacacatacaggagagaaaaagcatTTCGGTACGGAGTGTAATGCCAGGTTTTAG
- the LOC138949689 gene encoding zinc finger protein 567-like isoform X1 — MEFFLIFTASASRITIAPFHPRFLQIHVPHFLFFFYSNAVNSGEPSRPSLVTRQVHAEASHCSMEEGDTAILSDIKIEIDVAEETPQYWHMTEPEPYVPNREVKTATMTAVQSLGGKAAVNTATMPTVQSLGRTAAVNTSTMSTVQSLDGKAAVNTATMPTVQSLDGKAAVNTSTMPTVQSLGRTAAVNTSTMPTVQSLDGKAAVNTATMPKAAVNGHSDAWLKPEIQTPEIQTAVDNCSHTWLKQEIQTPETGTAVNSHSDIWLKQEIQTPKTQTVVNSHSDTWLKQEIQTPETRTAVDTHSDTWLKQEIQTPEIQTAVDTHSDTWLKQEIQTPKTQTVVNTHSGTWLKQEIQTPETQTAVNTHGDPWLKQEIQTPETQTAVDTHCDTWLKRERWITETQSMGRLELNERREPDPVPMSDTTFPCSGRKNQQVVITTHTRQKRHACNECGARFLRSGDLKQHILTHTGEKKHACNECGARFLRSGSLKQHMLTHTGEKKYECTECDASFKLSSYLKRHMLTHTGEKNHACNDCGAKFLRPGQVKRHMSRHTGEKKYDTREKKYECTECDASFKLSSYLKKHMLTHTGEKNHACNECGAMFVRPGDLKQHIVTHTREKKHACNECGARFLWSDSLKQHMLTHTGEKKYECTECDASFKLSSYLKRHMLTHTGEKKHACNECSAMFLRSGDLKQHMVTHTREKKHACNECGAMFLRSGQLKQHMLTHTGEKKHACNECSAMFLRSGDLKQHMVTHTGEKKHACNECGARFLRSGNLKRHMLTHTGEKKHFGTECNARF, encoded by the exons atggaattttttttaatttttactgCAAGTGCAAGCAGAATAACCATTGCACCATTTCATCCTCGTTTTCTTCAAATACATGTACCacattttttgttctttttctacaGTAACGCCGTGAACAGTGGGGAACCATCAAGGCCTTCACTAGTGACCAGACAGGTACATGCAGAAGCTTCTCACTGCAGCATGGAGGAAGGAGACACAGCAATTCTGTCTGACATCAAGATAGAGATTGATGTCGCAGAAGAGACACCGCAGTACTGGCACATGACGGAACCAGAGCCATACG TGCCGAACAGGGAGGTCAAAACAGCTACCATGACTGCAGTGCAGTCATTGGGCGGAAAAGCTGCAGTCAACACAGCTACCATGCCTACAGTGCAGTCATTGGGCAGAACAGCTGCAGTCAACACATCTACCATGTCTACAGTGCAGTCATTGGACGGAAAAGCTGCAGTCAACACAGCTACCATGCCTACAGTGCAGTCATTGGACGGAAAAGCTGCAGTCAACACATCTACCATGCCTACAGTGCAATCATTGGGCAGAACAGCTGCAGTCAACACATCTACCATGCCTACAGTGCAGTCATTGGACGGAAAAGCTGCAGTCAACACAGCTACCATGCCAAAAGCTGCAGTTAATGGGCACAGCGATGCCTGGCTCAAACCAGAGATTCAGACACCAGAAATACAGACTGCAGTTGACAATTGCAGTCATacttggctgaaacaagagatacagacaccagaaacaggGACTGCAGTCAACTCTCACAGTGAtatttggctgaaacaagagatacagacaccaaaGACACAGACTGTAGTCAActctcacagtgatacctggctgaaacaagagatacagacaccagaaacacggACTGCAGTCGACACTCATAgcgatacctggctgaaacaagagatacagacaccagaaataCAGACTGCAGTCGACACTCATAgcgatacctggctgaaacaagagatacagacaccaaaAACACAGACTGTAGTCAACACTCATAGCggtacctggctgaaacaagagatacagacaccagaaacacagactgcagtgaaCACTCATGGTGAcccctggctgaaacaagagatacagacaccagaaacacagactgcagtcgacACTCattgtgatacctggctgaaacgaGAGAGATGGATAACAGAAACTCAAAGCATGGGTAGATTAGAACTAAATGAGAGACGTGAACCAGATCCAGTTCCAATGTCTGACACCACATTCCCGTGTTCAGGTCGCAAGAATCAGCAGGTTGTGATTACAACACATACAAGGCAGAAAAggcatgcatgcaatgagtgtggtgccaggtttttacggtctggtgatttgaagcaacacatattaacacatacaggggagaaaaagcatgcatgcaatgagtgtggtgccaggtttttacggtctggttctttgaagcaacacatgttaacacatacaggggagaaaaagtatgagtgtactgagtgtgatgctagtttcaaactgtcttcttatttgaagcgacacatgttaacacatacaggggagaaaaaccATGCATGCAATGACTGTGGTGCCAAGTTTTTACGGCCTGGTCAGGTGAAGCGACACATGTCAAGACATACGGGAGAGAAAAAGTATGAtacgagagagaaaaagtatgagtgtactgagtgtgatgctagtttcaaactgtcttcttatttgaagaaacacatgttaacacatacaggagagaaaaaccatgcatgcaatgagtgtggtgccaTGTTTGTACGGCCTGgtgatttgaagcaacacatagTAACACATACAagggagaaaaagcatgcatgcaatgagtgtggtgccaGGTTTTTATGGTCTGAttctttgaagcaacacatgttaacacatacaggggagaaaaagtatgagtgtactgagtgtgatgctagtttcaaactgtcttcttatttgaagcgacacatgttaacacatacaggggagaaaaagcatgcatgcaatgagtgtagTGCCATGTTTTTACGGTCAGgtgatttgaagcaacacatggtAACACATACAagggagaaaaagcatgcatgcaatgagtgtggtgccaTGTTTTTACGGTCTGGTCagttgaagcaacacatgttaacacatacaggggagaaaaagcatgcatgcaatgagtgtagTGCCATGTTTTTACGGTCTGgtgatttgaagcaacacatggtaacacatacaggggagaaaaagcatgcatgcaatgagtgtggtgcTAGGTTTTTACGGTCTGGTAATTTGAAGCGacatatgttaacacatacaggagagaaaaagcatTTCGGTACGGAGTGTAATGCCAGGTTTTAG
- the LOC138949689 gene encoding zinc finger protein 436-like isoform X3: protein MEEGDTAILSDIKIEIDVAEETPQYWHMTEPEPYVPNREVKTATMTAVQSLGGKAAVNTATMPTVQSLGRTAAVNTSTMSTVQSLDGKAAVNTATMPTVQSLDGKAAVNTSTMPTVQSLGRTAAVNTSTMPTVQSLDGKAAVNTATMPKAAVNGHSDAWLKPEIQTPEIQTAVDNCSHTWLKQEIQTPETGTAVNSHSDIWLKQEIQTPKTQTVVNSHSDTWLKQEIQTPETRTAVDTHSDTWLKQEIQTPEIQTAVDTHSDTWLKQEIQTPKTQTVVNTHSGTWLKQEIQTPETQTAVNTHGDPWLKQEIQTPETQTAVDTHCDTWLKRERWITETQSMGRLELNERREPDPVPMSDTTFPCSGRKNQQVVITTHTRQKRHACNECGARFLRSGDLKQHILTHTGEKKHACNECGARFLRSGSLKQHMLTHTGEKKYECTECDASFKLSSYLKRHMLTHTGEKNHACNDCGAKFLRPGQVKRHMSRHTGEKKYDTREKKYECTECDASFKLSSYLKKHMLTHTGEKNHACNECGAMFVRPGDLKQHIVTHTREKKHACNECGARFLWSDSLKQHMLTHTGEKKYECTECDASFKLSSYLKRHMLTHTGEKKHACNECSAMFLRSGDLKQHMVTHTREKKHACNECGAMFLRSGQLKQHMLTHTGEKKHACNECSAMFLRSGDLKQHMVTHTGEKKHACNECGARFLRSGNLKRHMLTHTGEKKHFGTECNARF from the exons ATGGAGGAAGGAGACACAGCAATTCTGTCTGACATCAAGATAGAGATTGATGTCGCAGAAGAGACACCGCAGTACTGGCACATGACGGAACCAGAGCCATACG TGCCGAACAGGGAGGTCAAAACAGCTACCATGACTGCAGTGCAGTCATTGGGCGGAAAAGCTGCAGTCAACACAGCTACCATGCCTACAGTGCAGTCATTGGGCAGAACAGCTGCAGTCAACACATCTACCATGTCTACAGTGCAGTCATTGGACGGAAAAGCTGCAGTCAACACAGCTACCATGCCTACAGTGCAGTCATTGGACGGAAAAGCTGCAGTCAACACATCTACCATGCCTACAGTGCAATCATTGGGCAGAACAGCTGCAGTCAACACATCTACCATGCCTACAGTGCAGTCATTGGACGGAAAAGCTGCAGTCAACACAGCTACCATGCCAAAAGCTGCAGTTAATGGGCACAGCGATGCCTGGCTCAAACCAGAGATTCAGACACCAGAAATACAGACTGCAGTTGACAATTGCAGTCATacttggctgaaacaagagatacagacaccagaaacaggGACTGCAGTCAACTCTCACAGTGAtatttggctgaaacaagagatacagacaccaaaGACACAGACTGTAGTCAActctcacagtgatacctggctgaaacaagagatacagacaccagaaacacggACTGCAGTCGACACTCATAgcgatacctggctgaaacaagagatacagacaccagaaataCAGACTGCAGTCGACACTCATAgcgatacctggctgaaacaagagatacagacaccaaaAACACAGACTGTAGTCAACACTCATAGCggtacctggctgaaacaagagatacagacaccagaaacacagactgcagtgaaCACTCATGGTGAcccctggctgaaacaagagatacagacaccagaaacacagactgcagtcgacACTCattgtgatacctggctgaaacgaGAGAGATGGATAACAGAAACTCAAAGCATGGGTAGATTAGAACTAAATGAGAGACGTGAACCAGATCCAGTTCCAATGTCTGACACCACATTCCCGTGTTCAGGTCGCAAGAATCAGCAGGTTGTGATTACAACACATACAAGGCAGAAAAggcatgcatgcaatgagtgtggtgccaggtttttacggtctggtgatttgaagcaacacatattaacacatacaggggagaaaaagcatgcatgcaatgagtgtggtgccaggtttttacggtctggttctttgaagcaacacatgttaacacatacaggggagaaaaagtatgagtgtactgagtgtgatgctagtttcaaactgtcttcttatttgaagcgacacatgttaacacatacaggggagaaaaaccATGCATGCAATGACTGTGGTGCCAAGTTTTTACGGCCTGGTCAGGTGAAGCGACACATGTCAAGACATACGGGAGAGAAAAAGTATGAtacgagagagaaaaagtatgagtgtactgagtgtgatgctagtttcaaactgtcttcttatttgaagaaacacatgttaacacatacaggagagaaaaaccatgcatgcaatgagtgtggtgccaTGTTTGTACGGCCTGgtgatttgaagcaacacatagTAACACATACAagggagaaaaagcatgcatgcaatgagtgtggtgccaGGTTTTTATGGTCTGAttctttgaagcaacacatgttaacacatacaggggagaaaaagtatgagtgtactgagtgtgatgctagtttcaaactgtcttcttatttgaagcgacacatgttaacacatacaggggagaaaaagcatgcatgcaatgagtgtagTGCCATGTTTTTACGGTCAGgtgatttgaagcaacacatggtAACACATACAagggagaaaaagcatgcatgcaatgagtgtggtgccaTGTTTTTACGGTCTGGTCagttgaagcaacacatgttaacacatacaggggagaaaaagcatgcatgcaatgagtgtagTGCCATGTTTTTACGGTCTGgtgatttgaagcaacacatggtaacacatacaggggagaaaaagcatgcatgcaatgagtgtggtgcTAGGTTTTTACGGTCTGGTAATTTGAAGCGacatatgttaacacatacaggagagaaaaagcatTTCGGTACGGAGTGTAATGCCAGGTTTTAG